Proteins from a genomic interval of Rhodothermales bacterium:
- a CDS encoding undecaprenyl-diphosphate phosphatase gives MTWWEALILGLVQGLTEFLPVSSSGHLVLGAHVLGLEAEGDVVFEVFVHFGTALSIIWVYRERIVGLIMETLRSLAAPGRLVESYREREDFRLAMLILLTLIPTGLAYVLFKDPIEAAFSSPRFAAGMLLVTGTLLLLTVWRSGGEKPVGPLKALVIGAAQAMAMFPGISRSGSTICTALYMDVEPEKAANFSFLMLLPVVIGATVLKTGELMQASSVDWVPIVTGTAIAFVSGIAAIHLVLDFVRRGKLQYFAVYCYIVGVLGLVLIPG, from the coding sequence ATGACATGGTGGGAAGCACTCATCCTGGGCCTGGTGCAGGGCCTCACCGAATTCCTGCCGGTCTCCTCATCCGGCCACCTGGTGTTGGGTGCGCACGTCCTGGGCCTTGAGGCCGAGGGCGATGTGGTGTTCGAGGTGTTTGTGCACTTCGGCACTGCGCTGTCCATCATCTGGGTATATCGGGAGCGCATCGTCGGATTGATCATGGAGACGTTGCGCTCCCTGGCTGCTCCGGGGCGACTGGTGGAGAGCTATCGGGAGCGCGAGGACTTCCGGTTGGCCATGCTCATCCTGCTGACACTCATCCCGACCGGACTCGCGTACGTGCTGTTCAAGGATCCCATAGAAGCCGCGTTCTCGAGTCCGCGATTCGCGGCCGGCATGCTGCTGGTAACGGGTACCTTGCTGCTGCTGACTGTGTGGCGCAGCGGCGGAGAGAAGCCGGTGGGTCCGCTCAAGGCGCTGGTAATTGGCGCCGCTCAGGCGATGGCCATGTTTCCGGGGATCTCCCGCTCCGGTTCCACCATCTGCACGGCCCTGTACATGGATGTGGAGCCCGAGAAGGCGGCCAACTTCTCATTCCTGATGCTCCTGCCGGTGGTGATCGGCGCTACGGTGCTGAAGACGGGTGAGTTGATGCAGGCGTCCTCCGTGGACTGGGTGCCGATAGTCACGGGCACGGCGATAGCCTTTGTCAGCGGCATCGCTGCCATTCACTTGGTGCTGGACTTCGTGCGCCGCGGCAAGCTGCAGTACTTCGCGGTGTACTGCTACATCGTTGGCGTGCTGGGACTGGTGTTGATTCCGGGGTGA
- a CDS encoding sigma-54-dependent Fis family transcriptional regulator, which translates to MKYRIFVVDDDRHYARMLSYRLDKNPQYEVETFSSGEELLRNMVKNPDLILCDIMMPGIDGIEVLRRIVSRRPNLPIIMVSAQGVVETAVEAMRIGAYDYITKGQDDLSKLDAIVKNCLDKVKLEREVSTLREEVSQKYSVRGLIGESPAMQKVYKMIQKALRGDLTVAIQGESGTGKELVAKAIHYGSTRKRGPFVVVNCAAIPRDLMESEFFGHEKGSFTGAHARKIGKFEQADGGTIFLDEIGELDLDLQAKLLRALQEGELTRVGGNETINFDARVISATNKNVVEMIRDNKFREDLYYRLFQYPIPLPPLRERGQDVIVLTNYFLKEYTKAHQEFKGKRFSKAARHAIATFSWPGNVRELKSAVERAILLSDAEEISAADLMLGNGGAVSPWADRMSLAEAAETQFVTPDFDEDGVPAEGDGPTVSGISLGADSDHIVSLEDLKRRAVERAYRLCDGNVDRAAVELGIGRATMYRLLKKYHMMS; encoded by the coding sequence ATGAAATACCGGATCTTTGTAGTAGACGACGACAGGCACTACGCGCGGATGTTGAGCTACCGGCTCGACAAGAACCCGCAGTACGAGGTGGAGACTTTCTCCAGCGGTGAGGAGCTGCTGCGCAACATGGTCAAGAACCCGGATCTGATCCTGTGTGACATCATGATGCCCGGTATCGACGGCATTGAGGTGCTACGCCGCATCGTGTCCCGCCGCCCGAATCTGCCGATCATCATGGTTTCGGCCCAGGGTGTGGTGGAGACTGCCGTGGAGGCCATGCGCATCGGGGCCTACGATTACATCACCAAGGGGCAGGACGACCTTTCCAAGCTGGACGCCATCGTCAAGAACTGCCTGGACAAGGTGAAGCTGGAGCGCGAGGTGAGCACCCTGCGCGAGGAGGTGTCGCAGAAGTATTCCGTGCGTGGGCTGATCGGCGAAAGCCCGGCCATGCAGAAGGTCTACAAGATGATCCAGAAGGCTCTTCGCGGCGATCTGACGGTGGCCATCCAGGGCGAGTCAGGCACGGGCAAGGAACTGGTGGCCAAGGCCATTCACTACGGATCGACGCGGAAGCGTGGTCCCTTTGTGGTCGTCAACTGTGCGGCGATCCCGCGGGACCTTATGGAGAGTGAGTTCTTCGGGCACGAGAAAGGCTCCTTCACCGGCGCGCATGCCCGCAAGATCGGCAAGTTCGAGCAGGCGGACGGCGGGACCATTTTCCTGGACGAGATCGGCGAACTGGACCTGGACCTGCAGGCCAAGCTGCTGCGTGCCCTGCAGGAGGGCGAACTGACCCGAGTCGGTGGCAATGAGACCATCAACTTCGACGCCCGCGTGATCAGCGCCACCAACAAGAATGTGGTGGAGATGATCAGGGACAACAAGTTTCGCGAGGACCTCTACTACCGGCTGTTCCAGTACCCGATTCCGCTCCCGCCGCTGCGCGAGCGTGGGCAGGATGTGATCGTGCTTACGAACTACTTCCTGAAGGAGTACACGAAGGCCCACCAGGAATTCAAGGGCAAGAGGTTCTCGAAAGCCGCTCGCCACGCCATTGCCACGTTCTCATGGCCGGGCAACGTGCGTGAGCTGAAGAGTGCTGTCGAACGCGCCATTCTCCTTTCCGACGCTGAGGAGATTTCGGCCGCAGACCTGATGTTGGGCAACGGAGGCGCCGTGTCGCCGTGGGCAGACCGCATGAGTCTTGCCGAAGCGGCGGAGACGCAGTTCGTGACCCCGGACTTTGACGAGGACGGAGTGCCCGCTGAGGGTGACGGCCCGACGGTGTCCGGCATCTCGCTTGGGGCCGATTCGGACCACATCGTCTCCCTGGAGGATCTGAAGCGCCGCGCCGTGGAGCGTGCCTACAGGCTGTGTGACGGCAACGTGGACCGGGCTGCTGTCGAGCTGGGCATCGGCCGTGCCACCATGTACCGGCTGCTCAAGAAGTACCACATGATGTCGTAG
- a CDS encoding patatin-like phospholipase family protein, which translates to MRFLLGLFLLFALFPDPAHGQSEERVGLVLSGGSAKGLAHIGVLRVLEEAGIPIDVVSGASMGGVIGGLHAIGYTSADLERVVTENDLSEYFSDTRARRSRQLEGRLAGRGTLIALPMDGLEPRLPGGLLAGQEVSAFLSRLTWGYHHVEDLSRLPIPFATVATNLNTGAATTLRNASLPEALRASMSLPSVFVPADLNGTLYLDGGMSRNLPAVEARNLGATVLIGVDVGTQPSDIQFEQPSLLDVLSHASFYQSLRDDQEQRELIDILIRPETAGLSVTGFEAAPTWIARGEEAARAALPRIEALVDSLGIARRVPSMPPAPADSLHVISVHVDGADLETAAIARSAFALDAPFTATRDLMEAGVQRVYGTGLFSLVTYRIIRTQRGAEAILRVVPEAAPDRLGFGLRHDSEFATQLLFTFLRRTLGGLASTTEMRLRVGELSELSVGHINRFDNGWTGGIRLGYYGAPVDLFLPDGYAASLGVNANVPVQQISLELLSVLGFWGRPAGRGTLVGLAAQGDLVGARNAVATILTSEDGSQGSLTADADHAVLSGGLSLVSDTRNTAYFPTQGGEIVLDARIGYSAAEPVWSGDEDPSHLVSLLRLRASRHLPITRYWSVRVGATGYRATGERLPLSYYSFIGGSQPADVLPGSFLPLLGVPRHARFGRASWTGAVTVQAELDEGVFLRGTLNAGTTYSLLTTAERGALDEVTDSLREPPILGGAVEIGLESPLGPLRLFMATSGADPVPGVGFSFGHTF; encoded by the coding sequence ATGCGGTTTCTGCTCGGACTCTTCCTGCTGTTTGCTCTCTTTCCCGACCCGGCCCACGGCCAGTCCGAGGAGCGCGTGGGACTCGTTCTGTCTGGTGGCAGTGCAAAGGGCTTGGCGCACATCGGCGTGCTGCGCGTGCTGGAAGAAGCGGGTATCCCGATCGATGTGGTCAGCGGCGCGTCGATGGGGGGTGTCATCGGTGGGCTACACGCGATCGGGTACACATCCGCAGATCTGGAGCGGGTAGTGACGGAGAACGACCTCAGCGAGTACTTCTCCGACACCCGCGCCCGACGCAGCCGCCAACTCGAGGGACGGCTGGCCGGCCGGGGTACCCTGATCGCGCTGCCCATGGACGGCCTGGAACCACGCCTTCCCGGCGGTCTGCTGGCAGGTCAGGAGGTGTCCGCCTTTCTCTCGCGGCTTACCTGGGGATACCATCACGTTGAGGACCTGAGTCGCCTTCCGATCCCGTTTGCAACGGTCGCGACAAACCTCAATACGGGAGCCGCGACCACGCTTCGGAACGCCTCGCTGCCTGAGGCCCTGAGAGCCAGCATGTCTCTGCCCAGCGTGTTCGTGCCCGCTGATCTGAACGGCACCTTGTATCTGGACGGCGGCATGTCCCGAAACCTGCCGGCTGTCGAGGCGCGCAACCTGGGGGCGACGGTGCTGATCGGCGTGGACGTCGGCACACAGCCGTCCGATATCCAGTTCGAGCAGCCGTCCCTGCTGGATGTTCTCAGTCATGCCTCCTTCTATCAGAGTCTGCGTGACGACCAGGAACAGCGGGAGCTCATCGACATCCTGATCCGACCGGAAACGGCCGGCCTCAGCGTGACCGGATTTGAGGCGGCGCCGACCTGGATTGCCCGCGGCGAGGAGGCGGCCCGCGCGGCGTTGCCCCGCATTGAGGCCCTGGTGGACTCGCTGGGCATTGCCCGAAGGGTGCCAAGCATGCCTCCGGCGCCAGCCGATTCCCTGCACGTAATCAGCGTGCACGTGGACGGCGCCGACCTCGAGACCGCCGCCATCGCCCGATCCGCGTTCGCACTGGATGCCCCGTTTACGGCCACCCGGGACCTCATGGAAGCCGGAGTGCAGCGAGTCTACGGCACCGGCCTGTTCAGCCTGGTGACCTATCGCATCATTCGCACCCAAAGGGGCGCAGAGGCCATACTCCGGGTAGTGCCCGAAGCAGCCCCGGACCGGCTCGGTTTCGGGCTTCGCCATGATTCGGAGTTTGCCACCCAGCTGTTGTTCACGTTTCTGCGTCGCACGTTGGGCGGCCTCGCGTCCACCACCGAAATGCGATTGCGAGTCGGCGAGCTCTCCGAGCTCTCCGTAGGCCACATCAACCGGTTCGACAACGGCTGGACCGGCGGGATCAGACTGGGCTACTACGGTGCCCCGGTCGATCTCTTCCTTCCGGACGGTTACGCGGCATCCCTGGGCGTAAACGCCAACGTGCCCGTACAGCAGATCAGCCTCGAACTGTTGTCCGTGCTCGGATTCTGGGGACGACCTGCGGGGCGGGGCACCCTGGTCGGGCTCGCGGCCCAGGGGGACCTGGTTGGAGCACGCAATGCCGTGGCGACCATCCTGACCTCTGAAGACGGCTCCCAGGGGTCCCTCACGGCGGACGCCGATCACGCGGTACTCTCAGGAGGCCTCTCACTGGTTTCCGATACTCGAAACACGGCCTACTTCCCGACGCAGGGTGGCGAGATCGTGCTAGATGCCCGCATTGGCTACTCCGCCGCGGAGCCCGTCTGGTCGGGCGACGAAGACCCCAGCCACCTGGTGTCCCTTCTGCGACTTCGCGCCTCGCGCCACCTGCCGATCACCCGATACTGGAGCGTGAGGGTGGGAGCAACGGGCTACCGCGCCACCGGAGAGCGGCTGCCGCTGAGCTACTACAGCTTTATCGGCGGCTCGCAGCCGGCAGACGTGCTGCCTGGCTCCTTCCTGCCTCTCCTGGGCGTGCCGCGCCATGCGCGTTTCGGCAGGGCCTCCTGGACGGGCGCAGTGACTGTGCAGGCTGAGCTGGATGAAGGCGTGTTTCTGCGCGGCACGCTGAATGCTGGCACCACCTACTCCCTGCTCACCACCGCTGAGCGTGGCGCTCTGGATGAGGTAACCGACTCGCTCCGGGAGCCCCCGATTCTGGGCGGTGCAGTGGAAATCGGACTGGAGAGTCCACTCGGCCCACTCCGGTTGTTCATGGCTACCAGCGGCGCCGATCCGGTTCCGGGTGTAGGCTTCTCGTTCGGGCACACGTTCTAG
- a CDS encoding DEAD/DEAH box helicase produces MTFSDLALSEPILRAVKAQGYSNPTPIQAKAIPPALEGRDVLGVAQTGTGKTAAFTLPILQCLSARNERPTTRSPRALILTPTRELAAQIGDSLKTYGAHLRHRHTVIYGGVGQQRQVDALRRGVDTLVATPGRLLDLMDQEHLYLDHVEFFVLDEADRMLDMGFVRDVQRVVRELPRRRQNLLFSATMPKAVQGLAGEILYKHVEVAVKPESTTAERISQRVLFVQKADKKQLLEELFRDPALDRAIVFTRTKHGANRVAKYLDKRGVSCDAIHGNKSQTARQRALRGFRDGRVRALIATDIASRGIDVEDVSHVVNFDLPNIPESYVHRIGRTARAGAEGYAVSFCDADEVDYLRDIERTIRQSVEVDGEHRFHDERIASLHARGANAGSPSNGRGGSRSGRGGNQSGSGRTSGASGRPNGGRRRSGGSRRNRR; encoded by the coding sequence TTGACCTTCTCTGATCTGGCTCTCAGCGAGCCCATCCTGCGCGCTGTCAAGGCGCAGGGATACTCCAATCCGACCCCCATCCAGGCCAAGGCCATTCCGCCGGCGCTCGAGGGGCGGGACGTGCTCGGGGTGGCCCAAACCGGTACCGGCAAGACTGCCGCATTTACCCTTCCGATTCTCCAGTGTCTGTCGGCCCGCAACGAGCGTCCGACCACACGATCTCCCCGGGCCCTGATTCTAACGCCCACGCGCGAGCTGGCCGCCCAGATCGGGGACAGCCTCAAGACGTACGGCGCCCACCTGCGACACCGCCACACGGTGATTTACGGGGGTGTCGGCCAGCAGCGGCAGGTCGATGCGCTGCGTCGCGGCGTCGATACGCTTGTCGCGACGCCGGGTCGCCTTCTTGATCTCATGGATCAGGAGCATCTGTACCTGGACCACGTCGAGTTTTTTGTGCTCGACGAAGCCGACCGCATGCTGGACATGGGCTTCGTGCGCGACGTGCAGCGCGTGGTGCGTGAGTTGCCTCGCCGCAGGCAGAACCTCCTGTTCTCAGCCACCATGCCCAAGGCCGTTCAGGGCCTGGCCGGCGAGATCCTGTACAAGCACGTCGAGGTGGCGGTCAAGCCGGAATCGACCACAGCCGAGCGCATCTCGCAGCGTGTGCTATTCGTCCAGAAAGCGGACAAGAAGCAGCTTCTCGAAGAGCTCTTCCGTGATCCGGCGCTGGACCGCGCCATTGTATTTACGCGCACCAAGCACGGCGCCAACCGAGTCGCCAAGTACCTGGACAAGAGAGGTGTTTCGTGCGACGCGATCCACGGCAACAAATCGCAAACGGCCCGGCAGCGTGCGTTGCGGGGTTTTCGGGATGGCCGGGTGCGCGCGCTCATAGCGACTGACATCGCCTCGCGCGGCATTGACGTCGAGGACGTGAGTCACGTGGTCAATTTCGACCTGCCCAACATTCCCGAGAGCTACGTGCACCGCATCGGGCGAACAGCCCGCGCGGGAGCCGAAGGGTACGCGGTTTCCTTCTGCGATGCGGACGAGGTGGACTACCTGCGGGATATCGAACGCACCATTCGGCAGTCCGTCGAAGTGGACGGCGAGCATCGTTTTCACGACGAGCGCATCGCCAGTTTGCACGCCCGTGGGGCCAATGCAGGCTCGCCGAGCAACGGTCGTGGTGGATCGCGCAGCGGCCGCGGCGGCAATCAGTCCGGCAGCGGAAGGACATCGGGCGCCTCCGGGCGACCCAACGGTGGCCGGCGCAGATCCGGCGGAAGCCGTAGAAACCGCCGCTGA
- a CDS encoding aminotransferase class V-fold PLP-dependent enzyme, which yields MDRRAFLASSLAPALAGLAAGRSADFRAQFPMLEHTVWLNMASMGPLARFASAGMDVGVAFQQEGPGDGRSDYLRAVQEGVRGRFAELVGAREPEIGLVYCTKAGEQIAIDGVMDRLRAGDNVVTNDLHFMGSLNNLLGLRHSGVDVRIVRALDWRVSAERMVQAMDARTALVCVSLVSNINGHIEDVRVLADAVHERGGLLYADIIQAAGAMPLNLRELGVDVAACNGYKHLLGVYGAGFLFVRQEVQGEALPDRMYPGRARHGYAPWGPELEEAYSWSASSTARRYEAGHPNYIGYCAAYESLERLLAIGPERVRDHAVALNRRLIRALPRARFECISPDPDAIGIVTFRLSEPDQVRERLASSGVVVTLSGDRMRVSPGYFSTEADIDRLTEALIG from the coding sequence ATGGACCGCAGAGCATTTCTGGCATCGTCGTTGGCTCCGGCTCTCGCCGGGCTTGCCGCCGGTCGGTCGGCTGACTTCCGTGCCCAGTTTCCCATGCTGGAGCACACCGTCTGGCTGAACATGGCGTCCATGGGTCCGCTGGCCCGGTTTGCCTCCGCAGGCATGGACGTGGGTGTCGCGTTCCAGCAAGAGGGTCCGGGCGATGGGCGCTCTGACTACTTGCGCGCCGTGCAGGAGGGCGTTCGTGGCCGCTTTGCAGAGCTGGTCGGCGCGCGCGAGCCGGAGATCGGACTGGTGTACTGCACCAAGGCCGGCGAGCAGATAGCCATCGACGGGGTCATGGACCGGCTTCGGGCCGGGGACAACGTGGTCACCAACGACCTGCACTTTATGGGCTCGCTGAACAACCTTCTGGGGCTGCGGCACTCGGGCGTGGATGTGCGCATTGTGCGTGCGCTGGATTGGCGGGTTTCTGCGGAGCGCATGGTGCAGGCCATGGACGCGCGCACGGCGCTGGTATGCGTAAGCCTCGTGTCCAACATCAACGGACACATCGAGGACGTGCGGGTGCTGGCTGATGCGGTGCATGAGCGGGGTGGCCTGCTCTACGCGGACATCATCCAGGCCGCCGGCGCAATGCCCCTGAACCTGCGTGAGCTCGGAGTGGACGTGGCGGCCTGTAACGGCTACAAGCACCTGCTGGGTGTCTATGGCGCGGGCTTTCTGTTCGTGCGGCAGGAGGTCCAGGGAGAGGCCTTGCCCGACCGCATGTACCCTGGCAGGGCTCGCCACGGCTATGCGCCCTGGGGGCCTGAGCTGGAGGAGGCGTATTCCTGGAGCGCGTCTTCCACGGCCCGCCGCTATGAGGCGGGACATCCCAACTACATCGGCTACTGCGCGGCGTATGAATCGCTGGAACGGCTGCTGGCCATCGGGCCGGAGCGCGTTCGGGACCATGCAGTGGCGCTCAACCGGCGGTTGATCCGGGCGCTGCCACGAGCCCGGTTCGAGTGCATCTCTCCCGACCCCGACGCCATCGGCATCGTCACATTCAGGCTCTCAGAGCCCGACCAAGTGCGGGAGCGTCTTGCGTCTTCCGGCGTGGTGGTCACGCTCAGTGGCGACCGCATGCGCGTTTCGCCGGGTTACTTTTCTACCGAAGCGGACATCGATCGATTGACAGAGGCGCTGATCGGGTGA
- a CDS encoding EcsC family protein has translation MRLTEYERTARREIEAWQHGDAGIVSKVLNWAMQPMDWVVKRVITEDIESQVDEVVSSMLSLLNDASEWTYDVSGVLEQAQERGIKAERIEDLRDVPLENLDPIAKGHTTENALLAALEGGGTGLGGAFLIAADIPLLITINLRLIQQIGASYGFAMNGPDYRPLVLSIFNVAASNSKEAKNDAMREASVAGAALARDQEYRGRVSGSFREQNRHLPREIAKNILGRKLAQAVPIAGAAVGAGINYWFTTETAETAYMLMRALYLERKERA, from the coding sequence ATGCGCCTTACGGAATACGAACGCACTGCCCGCCGCGAAATCGAGGCCTGGCAACACGGCGATGCGGGCATCGTCTCCAAGGTCCTCAACTGGGCCATGCAGCCGATGGACTGGGTGGTCAAACGGGTCATCACCGAAGACATCGAGTCGCAGGTGGACGAGGTGGTCAGCAGCATGCTGTCGCTATTGAACGATGCCTCCGAGTGGACCTACGATGTCTCTGGCGTGCTGGAACAGGCGCAGGAGCGCGGAATCAAGGCGGAGCGCATCGAGGATCTGCGCGATGTGCCCCTGGAGAACCTCGACCCCATCGCAAAAGGCCACACCACCGAGAACGCGCTCTTGGCGGCGCTGGAGGGTGGAGGCACCGGATTGGGAGGGGCGTTCCTGATTGCCGCCGACATTCCGCTGCTGATCACGATCAACCTCAGACTGATCCAGCAAATTGGGGCCAGCTACGGTTTCGCCATGAACGGCCCGGACTACCGGCCCCTGGTGTTGTCCATTTTCAACGTGGCGGCCTCCAACTCGAAGGAGGCCAAGAACGATGCCATGCGCGAAGCCTCCGTGGCCGGTGCGGCCCTGGCCCGGGACCAGGAGTATCGCGGACGCGTCAGCGGAAGCTTCCGCGAGCAGAATCGGCACTTGCCCAGGGAGATTGCCAAGAACATTCTCGGCCGCAAGCTGGCTCAGGCCGTTCCAATTGCTGGCGCCGCGGTCGGGGCGGGGATCAATTACTGGTTTACCACCGAGACGGCAGAGACGGCCTACATGCTCATGCGCGCCCTCTATCTGGAACGCAAGGAGCGGGCATAG
- a CDS encoding amidase, translating into MRSAFFLLIAGFLVGCGSSEPFSKRDVQGAQKVAGLDFTDEELRTMRRNLERNLRSYSELREHPLDNAVAPALWFEPRPPGFVMPTGTSSFDVRLPEARVPEDREFAFLTVAELASLLRTRAVTSEELTRYYIDRLRAHDAELQAVVTLLEDRALAQARAADREIAAGTWRGLLHGIPYGAKDLLAVPGYPTTWGAGPYRDQVIDRTATVIRRLDEEGAVLIAKLTSGELASGDRWFGGRTMTPWDSTTGASGSSAGPGSATAAGLVPWAIGTETWGSIISPSTRNGLTGLRPTYGMVSRAGAMTLSWSLDKIGPMCRTALDCAIAFSGMLGQDPEDPSTVNAPVQVGQGRDWSSVRLGYVKDAFDRDSTATGDNARAAMEVFRAMGMQVDSVAFPGPVNWSGVISTVIRGESGAVFDQLLQENLDDSLSWQSSSSRANSLRQSRFIPAAEYIQANRHRALLIMSMDSLMQEFDLLIAPSGAGGAITNLTGQPAITLKNGYRSPDDRPEARLPTGISLIGGLYDDGLLLDAAIAYQQRTDWHRQHPPRFIPGGRP; encoded by the coding sequence ATGCGTAGTGCGTTTTTCCTTCTGATCGCAGGCTTCCTGGTTGGCTGCGGATCCTCAGAGCCATTTTCCAAGCGCGATGTACAGGGCGCCCAGAAAGTGGCCGGCCTGGACTTCACGGATGAGGAATTGCGCACCATGCGGCGCAATCTGGAGCGCAATCTGCGCAGCTATTCAGAGCTCAGGGAGCATCCGCTGGACAATGCCGTGGCGCCGGCGCTGTGGTTCGAGCCAAGGCCGCCGGGGTTCGTCATGCCCACGGGCACCAGCAGCTTTGATGTGCGACTCCCGGAGGCACGCGTTCCGGAAGACCGGGAATTCGCCTTCCTTACGGTTGCCGAGCTCGCTTCCCTTCTGAGGACGCGCGCGGTCACCTCTGAAGAACTGACCCGGTACTACATCGACCGGTTGCGGGCCCACGACGCCGAACTGCAGGCTGTGGTCACCCTCCTGGAGGATCGCGCTCTGGCGCAGGCAAGGGCTGCGGATCGCGAGATTGCGGCCGGCACCTGGCGAGGCCTCCTGCACGGCATTCCGTACGGCGCCAAGGATCTGTTGGCCGTGCCCGGCTATCCAACGACGTGGGGCGCGGGCCCGTACCGGGACCAGGTGATTGATCGTACGGCGACCGTGATCCGAAGGCTGGATGAGGAAGGCGCCGTGCTCATCGCCAAACTCACCAGCGGGGAGCTGGCCAGCGGCGATCGATGGTTCGGCGGCCGCACGATGACGCCGTGGGATTCCACCACCGGAGCCAGTGGATCTTCGGCAGGGCCGGGCTCAGCAACGGCTGCCGGACTCGTGCCCTGGGCCATCGGGACCGAGACGTGGGGGTCCATCATCTCGCCGTCCACCCGAAACGGCCTCACCGGACTGCGTCCTACCTACGGAATGGTCTCCCGGGCGGGGGCCATGACCCTGTCGTGGTCGCTGGACAAGATCGGGCCCATGTGTCGCACGGCACTGGATTGCGCCATCGCGTTTTCGGGCATGCTCGGGCAGGACCCGGAAGACCCATCCACGGTCAACGCCCCGGTGCAGGTGGGCCAGGGGCGAGATTGGTCCTCGGTCCGGCTGGGGTACGTCAAAGACGCGTTCGATCGGGACTCGACGGCCACCGGGGACAACGCACGGGCAGCGATGGAGGTCTTTCGGGCGATGGGCATGCAGGTGGATTCCGTTGCATTTCCGGGTCCCGTGAACTGGAGCGGCGTGATCTCAACGGTTATCCGGGGCGAATCCGGCGCGGTGTTCGACCAGCTGTTGCAGGAGAATCTGGACGATTCGCTTTCCTGGCAGAGCTCCTCATCCCGAGCCAATTCACTGCGCCAGTCTCGTTTCATTCCAGCCGCCGAATACATCCAGGCCAACCGGCACCGGGCCTTACTGATCATGAGCATGGATTCCCTCATGCAGGAGTTTGACCTGCTGATCGCGCCGAGCGGCGCGGGCGGGGCCATCACCAACCTGACCGGACAGCCGGCGATCACACTCAAGAACGGCTACCGATCACCGGATGACCGGCCGGAAGCGCGCCTGCCGACCGGCATCAGCCTGATCGGCGGCCTCTACGATGACGGCCTTCTGCTTGACGCCGCCATCGCCTATCAGCAGCGCACCGACTGGCATCGCCAGCACCCGCCGCGCTTCATCCCGGGAGGTCGCCCATGA